GGCTTCGGCTATGTCGATAAAATCTTCAAGCCATGAAAAAACCTTCATGCGCAGGCTCATGCGCACCATGGCTCGCTGGCTGTGCGCGCCTTCGTCGCTGATGGCCTTGGAGCAGGGGCAGACGGTCATGACCGGCACGTCAACCTCAAGGCAGAAGTGCTGGCCCTCATCGTCCAGTTCGCCGGTGAGGCGGCACTGATAGCTGATCAGAGCCGGGATGCCCGACGCCGGAGCGCTTTTTTTAATGAAATAGGGGAAGCAGAAACGCGCATAGGCCCGTCTGGCCTCAAGCCGTTGCTTGATATCCAGCAACAGGCGGCGCACCGACTGATAGCTTATTTCAGCGTTCCATCCTTCCAGGGTCTCAACAAAGCGGCTCATGTGGGTGCCCTTGAATGCGGAGGGCAGATCCACGCCAAGGTCCACGCTGGCAACGGTCTGCTGCGTGCCCTTGGTTCGGTCGCGTACCAGCAGGGGCAGGCGGAGTTCGCGCACCCCCACACGGTCTATGTTCAGGGCCACCAGCGGGGCATGGCTTTGCACGTCTTCCATTATGCCAGGTCCTCTCCTGTGGTAGTGCCGGTAAAGGTGCCGTGCTTGACGCCGCGGCAGGCGATGAGCTTGTCGGCCAGGGCGCGCATGCGGTTGGGCTCCCCTTTGAGCACCAGAACCTCAAGGCAGTTGTAGTGGTCAAGATGCACATGCAGCGTGGTGACTATCAAATCGTGATCATCATGCTGGATCTGCATGAGACGACGCGAAAGGTCGTTTTTGTGATGATCGTAAACAAGGGTCAACGTGCCAGCGCCACAGGCGTCGCTGTTCCACTTTTCTTCCACCAGGGCCTTGCGGATGAGGTCGCGTATGGCCTCTGAACGGTTGGGATAGCTTTTGCGGCGGCAAAGTTCGTCAAAAGGTTCCAGCAGGTCTTCATCCAGCGAAACCCCAAAGCGTGCCAGATTTCCCATAACAGTATCCTGCGCCGCTTCCTTCAGGGAAACGGGTGCGTTGTTTGTGTTGTGGCCGCGTCAGCCGCGGCGGATTTCCCATACCTGCACGGTGACAGGCACGGGCTGGGCGTAAAGGGCTTCCACTTTCTGGCCGTATACGCGCTTGCCCTGCCAGCCGCCGCTTTGCAGGGCGTGCAGAAAGGTTTCGTATACAGAGCGGCCCGGTTCGGCCACCCAGGCTGCGCCGTCCGGCGCGAGCGCGTGGTGTAAAAACCGCAGCACCGGGGCCACAAAGCGCTTTTCATACATGATGTCGCCGCCCCAGACGCGGTGCATGCTTCCGGCCTTCAGGGCCGGACTCCGCCAGTCCATAACTGCCCACAGGGGCTGGGGAACGTCATTGATTCTGGCGTTGCGCGCGGCAAAGTGCAGGGCTTGTTCTTCATAGTCCATGGCGGTCACGCGCGCGCCAAGCCATTGGCCGACCAAGGCCGTGAGACCCAGGCCGCAGCCCAGATCAAGGCAGTTTTGCCCCGCGATATCTTCCTTGCGGCTGTGAAGCCATGAAGCCAAAGCCACGCTGGAGGGCCAGAGTTCCGTCCAGTAGGGCAGGCGCTCATCCTCGAAGTCACGGGAGTCGGCAGTCATGGCCTCCCAAAGCTGTTCAAGGTCTGCGGCGCGGCTGAGCTGCCACAGCCGCCCGGCGGCGCGCACTGTTATGTGCGGCTGATACGCCTGGAGACCCTTGTCTTCATTTTGCGGGTGTTTTGATGACATATGTTTCTCTTGCGGAGCATAGCCTAATGGGTTGGGCGTGTACAGAGTGCACACAGGGCATCCGGTTGCTTCAGCATATGATTACGGCATGTTCCGCGAATCTGCCCGCAATGCGTACAATGCGCCCTTGCACTGATTGCAGCGCTGGGCGACTGATGTGACGTCGCTTTTGCGGTAAAATTCAGCGTCATCGCACTGTTCGGGGCTTGAGGTGTGTCGGCGGCAGGTATATAGGAAATGAAACGGGTGAAATACCCTTCCCGAACGGCTGCATGGCGGCCGTATCATTTTTTGCTGCCGCAAGGATATATGCATGCAAAAGCACAGTGAGTACCTGAACCGCATACTGTTGAGCCGCGTCTATGACGTGGCGGTGGAAACTCCCCTTGATGAAGCCAAAACCCTTTCCCGGCGTCTTGGCAACCGAATTTTGCTCAAGCGCGAGGACCACCAGCCTGTTTTCTCCTTCAAGCTGCGCGGCGCATACAACAAGATGGCCCGCCTGTCGCCGGAGGATCTGCGGCGCGGCGTTATTGCCGCCTCAGCCGGAAACCATGCCCAGGGCGTGGCTCTTGCGGCCCGTCGCCTCGGTTGCGAGGCCACCATCGTCATGCCCGTGACCACGCCCGCCATCAAGGTGGACGCGGTGCGCCGTCTGGGCGGGCAGGTGGTGCTTTCTGGCGAGTCTTTCAGCGATGCCTGGCAGCACACGCTTGATCTCATCAAGGAGAGCGGCTGCATTTACATCCCGCCGTTTGACGATCCTGACGTCATTGCGGGGCAGGGCACCATTGGCATGGAAATCCTGCGCCAGCATCCCGGCGACATCCATGCGGTTTTTGTTCCCATCGGCGGCGGCGGCCTGGCGGCTGGCGTGGCCGCCTACATCAAGAACCTGCGCCCGGAAATCCGGGTTATCGGTGTGGAGCCTGTTGATTCCGACGCCATGCGCCGTTCCGTCATGGCCGGACGCAGGGTGGAACTGCACGATGTGGGCCTTTTTGCCGACGGTGTGGCCGTAAAGCTTGTGGGCGAGCATACCTTTGCCCTGTGCCGCGATCTTCTGGACGATATCATTGTGGTGAGTACCGATGCCATCTGCGGCGCCATAAAGGATATTTTTGAGGATACGCGTCTGGTGGCCGAACCGGCAGGAGCCCTGGCCCTGGCAGGCCTGCGCGCCTACGCGGCGCAGAGCGGCCTGCGCGACGCCACCCTTGTGGCCGTGGTCAGCGGCGCCAACATGAATTTTGACCGGCTGAGCCACGTGGTTGACCGTTCAGAAATCGGCGCGCACCGCGAGGCCCTTCTGGCAGTGACCATTCCCGAGGCCGTGGGCAGCTTCCGCGCGCTGTGCGCCTCCTTTGGCAACCGCAACATCACCGAACTGTGCACCCGCTTTTCTGACCCGGAAATCGCGCGCGTGCTGGTGGGCATCAAGATCAGCGGGCGCGAGGATGTGGCCGAAGTTCTGACTGAGCTGCGCAGCAAGGGATTTGAAGCCATTGACCTCACGGACAACGAACTGGTCAAGATGCATCTGCGGCATCTGGTGGGCGGCAATGCGCCCCAGATTCTGCACGAAAGGCTGCTGCGTTTCACCTTTCCTGAGCGTCCCGGGGCGTTGCTGGACTTTATGGACGCCATGCGCGTGGATTTCAGCATCACCCTGTTCCAGTATCGCTACCACGGCGCGGATTTCGGCCGGGTGCTGGTGGGTTTTGAGGCTCCGGAAGAAAAGCGTGAGGCCTTTGAGGACTTTTTGCAGCGTGTGGAACGCATGGGCTACCCCCATGTGGAAGAGACGGACAACCCGGCCTATAAGATGTTCCTGGGGTGGCACGAAAGTTAAACCCGTTTGGGTGGGACTGCCTGCCACCAGCAGAAGCCTGAAAACTGAAAGGGCGCACGTCGTACGTGCGCCCTTTCAGTTTTCTTGTTCCGGCAGTGCGGCCAAAGCGCAAAAGTGAAAATTCTTGGCGCGGATAGACGCTGCGATGGGGTTATGGCTGGAGGGCGTTGTGGCTGGAACCACGCTTCAGACCATAAAAATTCTGCAATATAACAAGTTGCAACAAGAGTTTTAGGGGGAGGGGGTGTGGGGGAGGAGACCCTTTTGCAAAAGGGTCCCTCCCCCACAAAATATTTCAAAATGAAGTCGCTTAAGCGCTTAAGCTCGTTAGCGCTTAAGCTCGTTAGCGCTTAAGCTCGTTAGCGCTTAAGCTCGTTAGCGCGCTAGCGAGCGCCGAAGCCCGGCACGTGGAAGCGGTGTTCAAGCCAGCGCAGAAAGAAGGTGGCCAGAGTGACCATACCGAGATAGTAGGCTCCAACTGTGACAAAAACCTCGGTAAAGCGGAAGGTGTCCGAGGCCACGACCTTGCCTTCGCCCATAAGTTCCATACAGGTGACGAGGTAGGCCAGGGAGCTGTACTTGATGAGGTAGATGATTTCGTTGCCGCAGCCGGGCAGGGCGCGGCGGGCGGCCTGGGGAATGACGATCCAGGCTACGGTCTGCCATGTGCTGAATCCCAGGGCCTCGGCGGCGCGAATCTGCCCCTGGCGGATGGAAAGCAGCGCCCCGCGCACATATTCGCTCTGATAGGCGGCCGTACACAGGGTAAAGCTTGTGAGCGCGGCCCCATAGGGCGGAAAGAAGATGCCGATCTTGGGCAGGGCATAGTAGATCATCATCAGCTGCACAACCAGGGGCACGCCGCGTACTATGGCCGTGAACCAGTCGCCCAGGCGGCGCAGCCAGCGCGGGCCGAAAGAGCGGGCGCAGCCGAGAAGCACCCCGCCCACAAAACCCAGGCTGCCAGCGGGGATGATGAGAGCCAGCGAAACGAGCAGGCCCCTGTTGAGGGCAGGGATAAGCTCATTGCCGAAAAAGGCCGTGTCCAGCACTCTAGCCCCCCATCTCCAGCAGGCGCTGGCAAAAGTCGCGCGTGCGCGTGGCGGAGCCTTCGGCCAGGAGCACATCGGGCGCGCCCTGTTCAATAAGTCTGCCTTGTTCCATAAATATGATTTCCGTGGCCAGAGCGCGGGCAAAATCCATCTGGTGGGTGGCCATGATCATGGTCATGCCGCCGCCGGCAAGGTCACGTATGACGGCCAGCACTTCGCCCACCAGTTCGGGGTCCAGAGCCGAGGTGGGTTCGTCCAGCAAGATGACCTTGGGGTCCATGGCCAGGGCGCGGGCCATGGCCACGCGCTGCTTCTGACCGCCCGAAAGCTGGGCGGGGTAGAGCAGGGCGCGGCGGGCAAGGCCGACGCGGGCGAGTTCTTCGTGCGCGCGGGCCTTGGCGTCCTTGTGGCTCATGCCGCGCACCTTGCGCAGGGCTATGGCCACGTTTTCTTCAGCCGTGAGGTGGTCGAACAGGTTGAAATCCTGAAAAATCATGCCCACCTGAGCGCGAAAGGCGCACAGGGCGGGTTTGTTTGTGCGGTCGAGCCGTTTGCCCTCAAGGTAGATGTCGCCCGCATCGGGCGGGATGAGGCAGTTGATGCTCTGCAGCAGGGTGCTTTTGCCCGCGCCTGAAGGCCCGATGAGCACCTTGAGTTCGCCGCGGCGCACCGAGAGGCTGCAGTTGTTCAGAATGGGCTTGCCGCCCAGCATCTTCGAGATGCCCTCAACGCGCAGAATAGCTTGTTCGTCCACATTCATGGCTTATCCCACACCCATGCCTTCCATGCTCATTCCTGAGGAATAGCCCGGCACATGGACTTTGTCTTCCAGGCGGCGCAAAAGCTTGAGCACCGCCAGAGTCAGCAGAAAATAAATGCAGCCCGCCGCCGCGTAAAGGGCCAGGTGTTCGTGTGTGCGCGCGGCCACGAAGGAGGTTCTGGCCATGATATCCTG
The Desulfovibrio sp. genome window above contains:
- the folE2 gene encoding GTP cyclohydrolase FolE2, which codes for MEDVQSHAPLVALNIDRVGVRELRLPLLVRDRTKGTQQTVASVDLGVDLPSAFKGTHMSRFVETLEGWNAEISYQSVRRLLLDIKQRLEARRAYARFCFPYFIKKSAPASGIPALISYQCRLTGELDDEGQHFCLEVDVPVMTVCPCSKAISDEGAHSQRAMVRMSLRMKVFSWLEDFIDIAEASGSSAVYTLLKREDEKFVTEQAFAHPTFVEDVVRNVAQRLSEHGQVEWFSVEVESMESIHNHNAFARIERHMKD
- the nikR gene encoding nickel-responsive transcriptional regulator NikR translates to MGNLARFGVSLDEDLLEPFDELCRRKSYPNRSEAIRDLIRKALVEEKWNSDACGAGTLTLVYDHHKNDLSRRLMQIQHDDHDLIVTTLHVHLDHYNCLEVLVLKGEPNRMRALADKLIACRGVKHGTFTGTTTGEDLA
- a CDS encoding class I SAM-dependent methyltransferase, with the translated sequence MSSKHPQNEDKGLQAYQPHITVRAAGRLWQLSRAADLEQLWEAMTADSRDFEDERLPYWTELWPSSVALASWLHSRKEDIAGQNCLDLGCGLGLTALVGQWLGARVTAMDYEEQALHFAARNARINDVPQPLWAVMDWRSPALKAGSMHRVWGGDIMYEKRFVAPVLRFLHHALAPDGAAWVAEPGRSVYETFLHALQSGGWQGKRVYGQKVEALYAQPVPVTVQVWEIRRG
- the ilvA gene encoding threonine ammonia-lyase, biosynthetic; the encoded protein is MQKHSEYLNRILLSRVYDVAVETPLDEAKTLSRRLGNRILLKREDHQPVFSFKLRGAYNKMARLSPEDLRRGVIAASAGNHAQGVALAARRLGCEATIVMPVTTPAIKVDAVRRLGGQVVLSGESFSDAWQHTLDLIKESGCIYIPPFDDPDVIAGQGTIGMEILRQHPGDIHAVFVPIGGGGLAAGVAAYIKNLRPEIRVIGVEPVDSDAMRRSVMAGRRVELHDVGLFADGVAVKLVGEHTFALCRDLLDDIIVVSTDAICGAIKDIFEDTRLVAEPAGALALAGLRAYAAQSGLRDATLVAVVSGANMNFDRLSHVVDRSEIGAHREALLAVTIPEAVGSFRALCASFGNRNITELCTRFSDPEIARVLVGIKISGREDVAEVLTELRSKGFEAIDLTDNELVKMHLRHLVGGNAPQILHERLLRFTFPERPGALLDFMDAMRVDFSITLFQYRYHGADFGRVLVGFEAPEEKREAFEDFLQRVERMGYPHVEETDNPAYKMFLGWHES
- a CDS encoding amino acid ABC transporter permease, translated to MLDTAFFGNELIPALNRGLLVSLALIIPAGSLGFVGGVLLGCARSFGPRWLRRLGDWFTAIVRGVPLVVQLMMIYYALPKIGIFFPPYGAALTSFTLCTAAYQSEYVRGALLSIRQGQIRAAEALGFSTWQTVAWIVIPQAARRALPGCGNEIIYLIKYSSLAYLVTCMELMGEGKVVASDTFRFTEVFVTVGAYYLGMVTLATFFLRWLEHRFHVPGFGAR
- a CDS encoding amino acid ABC transporter ATP-binding protein, translating into MNVDEQAILRVEGISKMLGGKPILNNCSLSVRRGELKVLIGPSGAGKSTLLQSINCLIPPDAGDIYLEGKRLDRTNKPALCAFRAQVGMIFQDFNLFDHLTAEENVAIALRKVRGMSHKDAKARAHEELARVGLARRALLYPAQLSGGQKQRVAMARALAMDPKVILLDEPTSALDPELVGEVLAVIRDLAGGGMTMIMATHQMDFARALATEIIFMEQGRLIEQGAPDVLLAEGSATRTRDFCQRLLEMGG